From Xiphophorus hellerii strain 12219 chromosome 20, Xiphophorus_hellerii-4.1, whole genome shotgun sequence, the proteins below share one genomic window:
- the zhx3a gene encoding zinc fingers and homeoboxes protein 3 isoform X2, translated as MASKRKSTVPCMIPSKSKHAREEIVLGSLPELLPTIPEDSILSISGEESAHFSHSSSKSESSSETQKGGTYSCITCRFESRDLNYFLDHMHNCHLDFRAQPTFYCLNCGVSVVRFEALALHNANAHPKIMEGLVTASLSVNKRDGVTTVEQSLFTDSGEDYKESGISLTKTPIAKMMKAKGEHKKIVVSHTVEVRKIDTGKDADPSLLNNVPELQNGALSKSGTPAMPRTTVTHVIKTVSNQVFHQHTPPLYSPTSSDANKDLPKVMIPLSSIPTYDAAMDTSSFLKTSFGKFPYPTKAELCYLTVVSEFPEEQIKLWFTAQRLKQGISWSPEEIEEARRKMFNTVFQGGAPQKQPVTAQQVNHIVTHHTVTGLPGSKGPNFQMAKVPYGGIKPRPVGVITTQANLSTKPHVTRVSYSSPVAPPKFPCTARTTQEPTKSTELTVDQEKSNGLDEAGSSGCVNSTSSSRSSSCSSITNGVESRKPVNDNSNPTDTTNSVAACSTNTSNNSEHCVADTNSEPSTKCNSLPTGSEGSNSATSQVIVDNTSKSKTNCNNHHSSFIVCDPDGAHADRADDDNNSHVHKTNSSSISGENCSSTCDDSIQNKNNASKPPTESTSTTVITTSNSSIIDEGGCNKDFPMKGMSILQKLIKEEDLIIGERAQKELRVDPIKINFKRLKMNEPQTTSDTVHQEPKCDIEVSACHTSFSPPWGNKTPQQLQILRQAFSNTRWPSSLQYEELSIQTGLPKSEVVRWFSDSRYSHKNGQLKWLEIYQRPPAESDDARSYGDIEAESQKYPSPAKKKLIEQETIKHPEGKAGLDSGQRLMWQDSYEPLLALTGSETGARKHDKPEESGQTAVLQDPWSDGGDEQQQPTASHSLIEQQTDTNQAR; from the coding sequence ATGGCCAGCAAGAGGAAATCCACTGTGCCCTGCATGATACCATCCAAATCCAAACATGCACGTGAGGAAATTGTTCTGGGCTCGCTACCAGAACTCCTACCAACAATCCCAGAAGACAGCATTCTCAGCATCTCCGGAGAGGAGTCGGCCCACTTTTCTCACAGCTCCTCCAAATCCGAAAGCAGCAGCGAAACGCAGAAAGGAGGTACTTACAGCTGCATCACTTGCCGATTCGAGTCCAGAGATCTAAATTACTTTTTGGATCACATGCATAACTGCCACTTAGACTTCAGAGCCCAGCCCACCTTCTACTGCCTGAACTGTGGGGTGTCGGTCGTCCGCTTCGAGGCTCTTGCGCTGCACAACGCCAACGCCCACCCCAAGATTATGGAGGGCTTGGTTACCGCCTCCCTCAGTGTCAACAAGAGAGATGGAGTAACAACTGTAGAGCAAAGCCTCTTTACAGACAGTGGAGAAGACTACAAAGAATCTGGGATCTCCCTCACTAAAACACCAATCGCAAAGATGATGAAAGCCAAGGGGGAGCACAAAAAGATTGTTGTATCTCACACTGTGGAGGTACGGAAGATAGACACTGGAAAGGATGCAGACCCTAGCCTGCTGAATAATGTGCCTGAACTCCAAAACGGGGCTCTCAGTAAGTCTGGGACCCCAGCTATGCCGAGGACCACTGTCACTCATGTGATTAAGACAGTGTCCAACCAAGTCTTTCACCAGCACACTCCCCCTCTTTATTCCCCCACTTCCTCTGACGCGAATAAAGATCTTCCAAAGGTGATGATCCCTCTCAGCAGCATCCCCACCTACGATGCCGCCATGGACACCAGCAGTTTTCTCAAGACATCGTTTGGCAAATTTCCCTACCCGACCAAAGCCGAGCTCTGCTACCTGACGGTGGTTTCGGAGTTTCCAGAAGAACAAATCAAGCTATGGTTTACTGCCCAAAGGCTTAAACAGGGCATCAGCTGGTCTCCTGAAGAGATCGAGGAGGCCAGGAGGAAGATGTTCAATACTGTTTTCCAAGGAGGAGCACCCCAGAAGCAACCCGTGACAGCACAACAGGTCAATCACATCGTAACTCACCACACTGTCACTGGCCTTCCAGGCTCAAAAGGACCAAACTTTCAGATGGCCAAAGTTCCATATGGAGGTATAAAACCAAGGCCCGTCGGAGTCATAACGACGCAGGCCAACTTGTCAACCAAGCCACATGTGACAAGAGTCTCGTATTCTTCTCCAGTTGCCCCACCAAAGTTTCCATGTACTGCCCGAACAACACAGGAGCCTACTAAGAGTACTGAACTCACTGTGGACCAAGAGAAGAGCAACGGGCTGGATGAGGCTGGAAGCAGCGGTTGTGTCAATAGCACCAGCAGCAGTCGAAGCAGCAGCTGTTCCAGCATTACTAATGGTGTTGAGAGCAGAAAACCGGTAAACGACAACAGCAACCCAACTGACACTACCAACAGCGTTGCCGCCTGCTCCACAAACACTAGCAATAACAGCGAGCACTGCGTTGCTGACACCAACAGCGAACCAAGCACCAAGTGCAACAGTTTACCAACTGGATCAGAGGGTTCGAACAGCGCCACGAGTCAAGTGATCGTCGACAACACCagcaaatcaaaaacaaactgtaacaaTCATCACAGCAGCTTCATTGTCTGTGATCCAGATGGGGCTCATGCTGACAGGGCTGACGATGACAACAACAGCCACGTTCACAAGACCAACAGCAGCAGTATTAGCGGTGAAAACTGCAGTTCCACCTGTGATGACAGCATTCAAAACAAGAACAATGCCAGCAAACCCCCAACTGAAAGCACCAGCACTACTGTCATTACAACAAGCAACTCATCTATTATAGATGAGGGTGGATGCAACAAAGACTTTCCCATGAAAGGCATGTCAATCTTACAGAAGCTCATTAAGGAGGAGGACCTAATTATCGGCGAGAGGGCACAGAAAGAGCTCAGAGTTGACCCCATTAAGATCAATTTTAAAAGGCTGAAGATGAATGAACCACAGACCACATCCGACACTGTTCATCAAGAACCCAAATGTGACATTGAGGTGTCGGCCTGCCACACGTCTTTCTCGCCACCCTGGGGCAACAAGACCCCGCAGCAGCTGCAAATCCTCCGTCAGGCTTTCTCTAACACTCGTTGGCCCAGCAGCCTTCAGTACGAAGAGTTAAGCATTCAGACAGGCCTTCCTAAGTCAGAGGTAGTGCGCTGGTTCAGCGACAGTCGCTACAGCCACAAAAATGGGCAGCTGAAGTGGTTGGAGATTTATCAACGGCCTCCAGCGGAGTCAGATGACGCAAGGAGCTACGGAGACATTGAGGCTGAGTCACAGAAATACCCTTCACCGGCCAAGAAGAAACTCATTGAGCAAGAAACGATCAAGCACCCGGAAGGGAAAGCAGGGCTGGACTCGGGGCAGCGGCTTATGTGGCAGGATTCATATGAGCCGCTGCTCGCTCTGACAGGATCCGAGACTGGTGCCAGGAAGCACGACAAACCTGAGGAGTCAGGTCAGACAGCAGTCCTGCAGGATCCCTGGTCAGACGGAGGcgatgagcagcagcagcccacAGCGAGTCATTCACTGATCGAACAGCAGACCGACACCAACCAGGCCAGGTAG
- the zhx3a gene encoding zinc fingers and homeoboxes protein 3 isoform X1, whose translation MASKRKSTVPCMIPSKSKHAREEIVLGSLPELLPTIPEDSILSISGEESAHFSHSSSKSESSSETQKGGTYSCITCRFESRDLNYFLDHMHNCHLDFRAQPTFYCLNCGVSVVRFEALALHNANAHPKIMEGLVTASLSVNKRDGVTTVEQSLFTDSGEDYKESGISLTKTPIAKMMKAKGEHKKIVVSHTVEVRKIDTGKDADPSLLNNVPELQNGALSKSGTPAMPRTTVTHVIKTVSNQVFHQHTPPLYSPTSSDANKDLPKVMIPLSSIPTYDAAMDTSSFLKTSFGKFPYPTKAELCYLTVVSEFPEEQIKLWFTAQRLKQGISWSPEEIEEARRKMFNTVFQGGAPQKQPVTAQQVNHIVTHHTVTGLPGSKGPNFQMAKVPYGGIKPRPVGVITTQANLSTKPHVTRVSYSSPVAPPKFPCTARTTQEPTKSTELTVDQEKSNGLDEAGSSGCVNSTSSSRSSSCSSITNGVESRKPVNDNSNPTDTTNSVAACSTNTSNNSEHCVADTNSEPSTKCNSLPTGSEGSNSATSQVIVDNTSKSKTNCNNHHSSFIVCDPDGAHADRADDDNNSHVHKTNSSSISGENCSSTCDDSIQNKNNASKPPTESTSTTVITTSNSSIIDEGGCNKDFPMKGMSILQKLIKEEDLIIGERAQKELRVDPIKINFKRLKMNEPQTTSDTVHQEPKCDIEVSACHTSFSPPWGNKTPQQLQILRQAFSNTRWPSSLQYEELSIQTGLPKSEVVRWFSDSRYSHKNGQLKWLEIYQRPPAESDDARSYGDIEAESQKYPSPAKKKLIEQETIKHPEGKAGLDSGQRLMWQDSYEPLLALTGSETGARKHDKPEESGQTAVLQDPWSDGGDEQQQPTASHSLIEQQTDTNQARDRLRMELLEV comes from the exons ATGGCCAGCAAGAGGAAATCCACTGTGCCCTGCATGATACCATCCAAATCCAAACATGCACGTGAGGAAATTGTTCTGGGCTCGCTACCAGAACTCCTACCAACAATCCCAGAAGACAGCATTCTCAGCATCTCCGGAGAGGAGTCGGCCCACTTTTCTCACAGCTCCTCCAAATCCGAAAGCAGCAGCGAAACGCAGAAAGGAGGTACTTACAGCTGCATCACTTGCCGATTCGAGTCCAGAGATCTAAATTACTTTTTGGATCACATGCATAACTGCCACTTAGACTTCAGAGCCCAGCCCACCTTCTACTGCCTGAACTGTGGGGTGTCGGTCGTCCGCTTCGAGGCTCTTGCGCTGCACAACGCCAACGCCCACCCCAAGATTATGGAGGGCTTGGTTACCGCCTCCCTCAGTGTCAACAAGAGAGATGGAGTAACAACTGTAGAGCAAAGCCTCTTTACAGACAGTGGAGAAGACTACAAAGAATCTGGGATCTCCCTCACTAAAACACCAATCGCAAAGATGATGAAAGCCAAGGGGGAGCACAAAAAGATTGTTGTATCTCACACTGTGGAGGTACGGAAGATAGACACTGGAAAGGATGCAGACCCTAGCCTGCTGAATAATGTGCCTGAACTCCAAAACGGGGCTCTCAGTAAGTCTGGGACCCCAGCTATGCCGAGGACCACTGTCACTCATGTGATTAAGACAGTGTCCAACCAAGTCTTTCACCAGCACACTCCCCCTCTTTATTCCCCCACTTCCTCTGACGCGAATAAAGATCTTCCAAAGGTGATGATCCCTCTCAGCAGCATCCCCACCTACGATGCCGCCATGGACACCAGCAGTTTTCTCAAGACATCGTTTGGCAAATTTCCCTACCCGACCAAAGCCGAGCTCTGCTACCTGACGGTGGTTTCGGAGTTTCCAGAAGAACAAATCAAGCTATGGTTTACTGCCCAAAGGCTTAAACAGGGCATCAGCTGGTCTCCTGAAGAGATCGAGGAGGCCAGGAGGAAGATGTTCAATACTGTTTTCCAAGGAGGAGCACCCCAGAAGCAACCCGTGACAGCACAACAGGTCAATCACATCGTAACTCACCACACTGTCACTGGCCTTCCAGGCTCAAAAGGACCAAACTTTCAGATGGCCAAAGTTCCATATGGAGGTATAAAACCAAGGCCCGTCGGAGTCATAACGACGCAGGCCAACTTGTCAACCAAGCCACATGTGACAAGAGTCTCGTATTCTTCTCCAGTTGCCCCACCAAAGTTTCCATGTACTGCCCGAACAACACAGGAGCCTACTAAGAGTACTGAACTCACTGTGGACCAAGAGAAGAGCAACGGGCTGGATGAGGCTGGAAGCAGCGGTTGTGTCAATAGCACCAGCAGCAGTCGAAGCAGCAGCTGTTCCAGCATTACTAATGGTGTTGAGAGCAGAAAACCGGTAAACGACAACAGCAACCCAACTGACACTACCAACAGCGTTGCCGCCTGCTCCACAAACACTAGCAATAACAGCGAGCACTGCGTTGCTGACACCAACAGCGAACCAAGCACCAAGTGCAACAGTTTACCAACTGGATCAGAGGGTTCGAACAGCGCCACGAGTCAAGTGATCGTCGACAACACCagcaaatcaaaaacaaactgtaacaaTCATCACAGCAGCTTCATTGTCTGTGATCCAGATGGGGCTCATGCTGACAGGGCTGACGATGACAACAACAGCCACGTTCACAAGACCAACAGCAGCAGTATTAGCGGTGAAAACTGCAGTTCCACCTGTGATGACAGCATTCAAAACAAGAACAATGCCAGCAAACCCCCAACTGAAAGCACCAGCACTACTGTCATTACAACAAGCAACTCATCTATTATAGATGAGGGTGGATGCAACAAAGACTTTCCCATGAAAGGCATGTCAATCTTACAGAAGCTCATTAAGGAGGAGGACCTAATTATCGGCGAGAGGGCACAGAAAGAGCTCAGAGTTGACCCCATTAAGATCAATTTTAAAAGGCTGAAGATGAATGAACCACAGACCACATCCGACACTGTTCATCAAGAACCCAAATGTGACATTGAGGTGTCGGCCTGCCACACGTCTTTCTCGCCACCCTGGGGCAACAAGACCCCGCAGCAGCTGCAAATCCTCCGTCAGGCTTTCTCTAACACTCGTTGGCCCAGCAGCCTTCAGTACGAAGAGTTAAGCATTCAGACAGGCCTTCCTAAGTCAGAGGTAGTGCGCTGGTTCAGCGACAGTCGCTACAGCCACAAAAATGGGCAGCTGAAGTGGTTGGAGATTTATCAACGGCCTCCAGCGGAGTCAGATGACGCAAGGAGCTACGGAGACATTGAGGCTGAGTCACAGAAATACCCTTCACCGGCCAAGAAGAAACTCATTGAGCAAGAAACGATCAAGCACCCGGAAGGGAAAGCAGGGCTGGACTCGGGGCAGCGGCTTATGTGGCAGGATTCATATGAGCCGCTGCTCGCTCTGACAGGATCCGAGACTGGTGCCAGGAAGCACGACAAACCTGAGGAGTCAGGTCAGACAGCAGTCCTGCAGGATCCCTGGTCAGACGGAGGcgatgagcagcagcagcccacAGCGAGTCATTCACTGATCGAACAGCAGACCGACACCAACCAGGCCAG GGACCGCCTGAGGATGGAGCTGCTGGAGGTGTGA